The sequence GGCCGAGGCCGACCCGATCCTCTATCACGGCGTGTCGACCTTCGACCACACCGAGGGCATCAAGTCGGCCGGCAAGAGCGGCGGCAAGCTCAGCTACACCCAGGTGTTCGGTGACTGGCTGTGCGACATGGCCGAGGCCGACCCGCGCGTGGTCGGCATCACCCCCGCCATGCGCGAGGGCTCCGGCCTGGTGCGCTTTGCCGAGAAATACCCCAAGCGCTACTACGATGTGGGCATCGCCGAGCAGCATGCCGTCACCTTCGCCGGTGGCCTGGCGGCCGACGGGCTCAAGCCGGTGGTGGCCATCTACTCGACCTTCCTGCAGCGCGGCTACGACCAGTTCATCCACGACATCGCCCTGCAGAGCCTGCCGGTGGTGTTCGCCATCGACCGCGCCGGCCTGGTCGGTGCCGACGGTGCCACCCACCACGGCGCCTACGACCTGTCCTACCTCACCTGCATCCCCAACCTGGTGCTGATGGCGCCGGCGGACGAGAACGAGTGCCGGCAGATGCTGTACACCGCCCACTGCCACAACGGCCCGGCCGCGGTGCGCTACCCGCGCGGCAGCGGCATGGGCGTCACCCCCGACAAGGCCATGACCGCCTACCCGATCGGCAAGGCCGAAGTGCGCCGCCAGGGCAAGAAGATCGCCCTGCTGGCCTTCGGCGCGATGCTCAAGCCGGCCCTCGAGGTCGGCGAGCAGCTCGACGCCACGGTGGTCAACATGCGCTTCATCAAGCCGCTGGACGAGGCGCTGATCCTCGAACTGGCGCAAAGCCATGAGTTCATCGTCACGCTTGAGGAAAACGCCGTCATCGGCGGCGCCGGCAGTGAGGTGAGCCGCGTGCTCGAAGCCGCGCCGGCGCCGGTGCGCACCCTGCGCCTGGGCCTGCCCGACCGCTTCATCGACCACGGCGAGCAAGGCCAGCTGCTGGCCGAGATCGGCCTCGACGCCGAGGGCATTCTCAAGGCCATACGCGCACGCTATCCCGCCAATAGTTGAGTCTTTTTGTCGGATACCTTACGCTTTCCGGCTCCATGCTTGTTTGAGACCCCGATGTCCCCGACCTCCAGCTCCGCCATCCCCGACGTCCAGAACAGCCAGGACGCCCGCCAGATCGCCATCGACAAGGTCGGCATCAAGGCCATCCGCCATCCGGTCACGGTGAGCGACCGCAGCGGCGGCGTGCAGCACACCATCGCCATGTTCAACATGTATGTCGGCCTGCCCCACAACTTCAAGGGCACCCACATGTCGCGCTTCGTCGAGATCCTCAACGGCGGCGAGCGCGAGATCTCGGTCGAATCCTTCGAGCCGATGCTGCGCGAGATGGTGCAGCGCCTCGAAGCCGAGACCGGCCATGTCGAGATGACATTCCCGTACTTCATCAACAAGGCCGCGCCGATCTCCGGCGTGCACAGCCTGATGGACTACGACGTCACCTTCATCGGCGAGATCACCGAAGGCGGCGCCTACAGCTTCCGCATGAAGATCGTGGTGCCGGTCACCAGTCTGTGCCCCTGCTCCAAGAAAATCTCCGACTACGGCGCCCACAACCAGCGCTCGCATGTCACCGTCACTGCCCATCTGCGCGAGCATGTGTGGATCGAGGAGATCGTCGAGCAGGTCGAGGCCCAGGCCTCCTGCGAGCTCTACGGCCTGCTCAAGCGGCCCGACGAGAAGTACGTCACCGAGCGCGCCTACGACAACCCCAAGTTCGTCGAGGACATGGTGCGCGACGTAGCCGGCGTGCTCGACCGCGAGCCGCGCATTGGCGCCTATGTGGTCGAATCCGAGAACTTCGAATCCATCCACAACCACTCGGCCTACGCGCTGATCGAGCGCCAGAAGTAAGCCCGGCGGCACCGCCATGGATTGACCGGTGCCAATCTTCGCGTCGCCGGATCATGCGACAATGCCCGCCATTGATGCCGCCGGATGCCCGTCCATGAGTGCCCAGCCGATCGCCGCCCTCTTCTATCCGCCCGACACCGACCCCACGCCCGTCATGGCGCAGTTCGTCCGCGCCCTGCAGGCGCGCGGCGTCGCCGTGATCGGTGCCATTCAGCACGACACCGGCCCGCGCGCCAACTGCACCATGGCGCTCGAACTGCTGCCCTCGGGCCACCTCCTGCCGATGTCGCAGTACCTGGGCAGCGGCTCCAACGCCTGCCGGCTCGACCCCGCCGCCATGGCCGAAGCCGCCATCACGGTGCAAGCGGCCATCGCCGACGGTGCCGAGCTGGCCGTCTTCAACAAGTTCGGCTCACAAGAAGCCCTCGGCGACGGCCTGCGCGACGAGATGGCCGCTGCCGTAATGGCCGGCATCCCGCTGGTCACTGCCGTGGGCGAACGCTTTGTCGACGCCTGGACGGACTTCACCGGCGGCAGCTACGACCGCCTGGCCTGCTCGGCCGAGGCCGCGCTGGCCTGGTGGGACGAGCGCCACGCGGCCTGATCCGGCCGTGCCACCCGCCGCCCCGCCGCTGGCATCACACTGGCTCGACGCCAGCGGCGGCCTCGGCTACCACTGGCGCGCCCTGCGCTACCGCCAGCGCCTGTGGGCACCGTTCCTCCACCAGGTGGGCGCCTGGCTGGCCGACTGGCAGCCGCCATGCCGCGACCTGGTGCTGGTCGGCCCTTCCGCCGGCTATGCGCTGAGCGCCGCCTTTCTCGACCGCTTCGCGCGTATCACCGCGCTCGAACCCGACCGCCTCGCCCGCGCCCTGCTGCGCCGGCGCTTCGCGCACGCGCCCATCCGCTTCGGCACCATCGACGCCTTTGCACTCCCCGACGGGCCGGCGGCACTGGCGGCGCACTGGCCCGACGCCGCCATCCTGTTCTGCAACGTCATCGGCCAGCGCCTCGACGCCGACACCGCGCCGCCCTGGCGCCAGGCGCAACAGGCCGCACTGGCCGGCCATCACTGGGCCAGCTGGCATGACGTGTTCTCCGCACCGCAGCCACCGCGCCATCTGCCGCCCGGCGCCCATGCGGCCGACAGCGCCGCGCTCGCCCGCCGCCTGTGGGCCGGCATCGGCTGCGAAGTGGTCGACCACGGCACCCTGGGCTGGCAGGCCGAGCCCGCCTACGCGCTATGGCACCTGGCGCCGGCCCAGTGGCAACTGATCGAATGGGTCAGCCACCGCCCCACCCGCTGAGCCGAATTCAGGCCGGTGCGTCGAGCGTCGCATCGATGGCCGACATCACCGCCGCAAACTGCGTTCGCACCGCCGCCATCCGGTCCGCCGCCTGCGCCATGTCGCCGGCCTGGTACGCGGCCTCCAATGCACGCGCCGCCTCCGACAGGCGCAC comes from Denitromonas sp. and encodes:
- the dxs gene encoding 1-deoxy-D-xylulose-5-phosphate synthase, producing MNDPMPATYPLLHTIDSPADLRALDRKQLPALARELRQFLIESVSRTGGHLSSNLGTVELTIALHYAFNTPDDRIVWDVGHQTYGHKILTGRRGRMPTLRKYQGMSGFPRRAESEYDTFGTAHSSTSISAALGMAVAARDRGDDSRAIAVIGDGAMSAGMAFEALNNAGDMRDINLLVILNDNEMSISPPVGALTQILARLMTGRTVSAARRAGGKVLGVAPPMLDFARRVEEHVKGLVTPGTLFEEFGFNYIGPIDGHDLDALLPTLHNLRKLDGPQFLHVVTRKGQGYKLAEADPILYHGVSTFDHTEGIKSAGKSGGKLSYTQVFGDWLCDMAEADPRVVGITPAMREGSGLVRFAEKYPKRYYDVGIAEQHAVTFAGGLAADGLKPVVAIYSTFLQRGYDQFIHDIALQSLPVVFAIDRAGLVGADGATHHGAYDLSYLTCIPNLVLMAPADENECRQMLYTAHCHNGPAAVRYPRGSGMGVTPDKAMTAYPIGKAEVRRQGKKIALLAFGAMLKPALEVGEQLDATVVNMRFIKPLDEALILELAQSHEFIVTLEENAVIGGAGSEVSRVLEAAPAPVRTLRLGLPDRFIDHGEQGQLLAEIGLDAEGILKAIRARYPANS
- the folE2 gene encoding GTP cyclohydrolase FolE2: MSPTSSSAIPDVQNSQDARQIAIDKVGIKAIRHPVTVSDRSGGVQHTIAMFNMYVGLPHNFKGTHMSRFVEILNGGEREISVESFEPMLREMVQRLEAETGHVEMTFPYFINKAAPISGVHSLMDYDVTFIGEITEGGAYSFRMKIVVPVTSLCPCSKKISDYGAHNQRSHVTVTAHLREHVWIEEIVEQVEAQASCELYGLLKRPDEKYVTERAYDNPKFVEDMVRDVAGVLDREPRIGAYVVESENFESIHNHSAYALIERQK
- a CDS encoding DUF2478 domain-containing protein encodes the protein MSAQPIAALFYPPDTDPTPVMAQFVRALQARGVAVIGAIQHDTGPRANCTMALELLPSGHLLPMSQYLGSGSNACRLDPAAMAEAAITVQAAIADGAELAVFNKFGSQEALGDGLRDEMAAAVMAGIPLVTAVGERFVDAWTDFTGGSYDRLACSAEAALAWWDERHAA